From the genome of Desulfobaculum xiamenense:
GCGCAACCGTTCGAGAACCTGCTCGCGCTTGACCTGCGTGAGGTCGCCGGAAAGCTCGTCGGCGTCGTAGCCGAAGCGCTGGAGCACGGTGGTCAGGTAGTGCACGTGCTGCTTAGTGTTGCAGAAGATGAAGCCCGTGGCCGGGTTTTTGAGTTCGATGATGCGAACCAGCGCGCGGTCCTTCTGCATGGCCGGGCATTCGTAGTAGACGTGCGGGGTGTCGGCCACGTGGACCTGCTCGCCGGAGAGGGAGAGCAGGCGGGGGCGATCCATGAATTCGCCAGCCAGCCGCAGCACGTGGTGCGGGTAGGTGGCGGAGGTCATGAGCATGTTGATGCGGCGGCGTGGCAGGTAGCGCTGGACCTGCTTCATGTCCGGGTAGAAGCCGATGGACAGCATGCGGTCGGCCTCGTCGAAGACGAGGGTGTCCAGCCCGCCGAGATTCAGGGAGCCGCGCAGCAGGTGGTCGAGCACTCGGCCGGGGGTGCCCACGACGACGTGCGCGCCCTGCCGGAAGGCTTCGAGCTGCGTGGCGTAGCCGGTGCCGCCGAAGACGGCCACGGTGCGCACGCCGGTGCCCGCCGAGATGAGTTCGATTTCGCGGGCGACCTGCTGGGCGAGCTCACGCGTGGGGACGAGCACCAGCGCCTGACACTCGTTGCGCTCGGCTTTGATGCGGCCGAGGATGGGCAGGCCGAAGCTGCCGGTCTTGCCGCTGCCGGTGCGGGACTGGATCATGAGATCGCGTCCGGCGAGCAGGTAGGGGATGGCCTTGGCCTGCACGGGCATGAGGGCCGTCCATCCGGCGCGGGCGCAGGCCTGCTGAAGCGGTTCGGGCAGCTCTTCGAGGGTGATTTCGGGCAGGGACTCGTCCTCGGGCATCTCGACCACCTCCTGACGCTCGTGAGCGGGCTTTGGGGCGGGAGTTGCAGCTTCGGACTGGCGGGGTGCGCGGCGGCTGGCGGGGCGCACGGGTTCGGCCGTGGGGGTTGATTCTACGATGATTGATTCTCCGGTGTCGGATGCGGGGAGCGCCTGTTCGGCTTCGGGAGCCAGAGGTGGCTCCAAGGTCTCAAAGGGCGCGGGTTCGATGGGTGCCTCGGCGATGGCCGCTGCGGGGGTTTCGGAAATGGTTTCGGTGGGCTGCTGGCCTTCCGGACGGCGGGAGCGCGACGAGCGTCTGCGGCGCGGACGGCGGGAGCGGGCGGGTTTCTCGTCCTGCTCTGCGGCGACGGCGGCGGCCATGGTCGCGGGTTTGGCCTTCGCCTCGGGTGCGGGCTTGGCCGCTGCCTCGGGTGCGGGTGCCGCCTGCTCGGCGGGCTTCTGCACGTCCTTGGGGGCCGCGTCCTGCTGGGGCTGGGCGGCCTTGCGCTTGGGGGACTTCAGGCCAAAGATGTTGTGGTCTTCACTCATGCAACACGTTTCCTCGTAAACGTTTACGTAACTCGACCCCTAATTCTTTGCCATGCTTTCACTATTTTGACTAGCCCCGCAAAATCTTTGTTCTTCCGGGCCTCTTCCGCACCGCGTTCGCGGGGTGGACGGACCGGGCCGTTTTCGGCGCATGACGCGGCCGGACGGGCTTCGGGGCAGGGTCATATGGCACAAGAGGGGTCGCAATGCCGCGGCAGCGTCGTAACGCTGCAGTCGCGGTGCCGCTGTTTCGGGCGACGGCGGGGAGGGCGGGCAGCGGCCTGCCGCGCGGGAGCAGGGTGCTCACCGTGGGCGCTTCGATGCCGACGCACTTCTCCCTTGGCTTGTGAAGCGGGCCGTACGTTCCCGATGTCTGTAGTCGGGCTTCCGGAACATGCCGCGGAAGCCTTGCGCGGTGCATTTCACGCGCACCGCACGGACGCGTTTGCCGCGGACGGCGTTATCCTCGGAGGCCTCGCTATCGGCGGCGGACCGCGCGGGCGAGCCACGTTCGGGGCGGGAGACGCGGAATTCCATCGAGCCGACCAGCCGTGCGGACGAAGGTCTCGCTACGGCGGGGCGGCGGATGTTGCAGCAACGGACTGTGCATCCTGTTGCGCTGGTCCGCATGCATCCCCGGGAGAGGGCCGGACTGGCGATTGCCTGTGCGAAGGCATTCCGGCCGCAAGTGAAGGAATACGTTTGCCGTCCCATTGTCAAGAGGATACCGCATGGCGGCGATGCGAAATCCGTTTCGAAACGTCGTGCGCGCGGTGGTGGAGTAGGCGCGGCGTCCGTTGCGCGGAGGGCGTGCATGGATGCCGCAATGTGCAATTTTCGTTGCGAGGTCAGTCCTTCGGTAGAAACCTGCGCATGAAGCGTCTATCGATGCGGTCTTTCAGCCACCATGCCAGCGTTCCGCCGAAGACGAGCGGACCCTTGCGGAAGATGCCCGTTCCGTCTCCGAGATTGTACACGAGCAGATAGCGCCCGCCGGGCTCGAAAGCTTTGGGCGGCGAATCCTCCAGCGCGGCGAGAATATTGTGTGGCAATACCCCGTGTTGACGCACGGCGTAGACGCCGACCTTGTCTAGCGGACGTTCGGCGAAATGGATGCAGTCCCCGCCGCCGAGGATGTTCGGGTAGCGCTCGCTGCGCAGGAAGCGGTCCACCCGCAGGCCGCCGTCTGGCCCCACGGGGAGGCCGGAATCCGCGATGAAGCGCGGGGGACGCACGCCGAGGGCGGTCATGATGACGTCGGCCTCGAAGACCTCGTGGTTTTCGAGTGTCACGTGCCCGGTGCTGATGTCCGTGGCGTAGCCGTGTTCGACGATGGCGATGCCTCGACCTTCGAGGGACGCACGGGCCATGCGCCGGACGCGGGCGGGCAGGCGGGGCAGGAAGTGTCGCCCGGCCAGAACGCGGATACGCGGCATGCGCCCCTGCGCGTGTGATGCGAAGCGCCGCGCGCAGGCCCAGAGGTTTCCGGCCACCTCCAGCGCGGCGGGGCCGCCGCCGACCACGAGCACCTCGGCCGGGCCGACTTCGAGGCGGGACAGGATGTCATCGCGCGCGGCGAGGAGGTTGGCGATGGGCTTGACCGGATACACGCCCGGCTGCGGGCCTTGGGTGGCTCCGGGAGCGGGGACCTCGCTCCCCACGTTGAGGGAGAGGACGTCGTAGTCGAGGTGGCTGCCGTCGTCGAGAAGGACGCGCCGGGCCGGGGCGTCCACGCGCACGACGTACCCACGGACGAACTGCCCGCCGCTCGCGCGGGTCATGGCTTCCACGGGGAAGGAGATGTCCCGCGGCGTATAGAACCCGCCGAGCATGCCCGGTCCCATGCCGGAATAGTGATGTTCCGGAGCCGGACTGACCACAGTGACCCTGTGTCCGCGGCCGATGAATTCGGCGAGCCGGGCGATGACGGCCACATGCGCGTGTCCGCCGCCAGCGAGAACGAGATGTCCGCCCATGTGCGCTCCTTTTCCCGAGACGGGAATGGGTGTATCCTTGCAACGTACCCTGGGCCATCATCGAATTCAACATGGAAGGAAAGGGGAGACGTTCGACATGGACCGAACCTGTTTCATCGGTGCGTCTGCGCCGGGCGCGTGTGGCGAGGATATGCGTTTGGCGAACAATGACATGGACTGCGCCAAGGGCGGGCCGCGTCCGCTGCGCATCGGCATTGCACGCTGCCTGCTTGGCGACGCCGTGCGCTACGATGGCTCCGGCAAGCTCGACCGCTACCTGCGCGACGTGCTTGGGACCTTTGTGGAGTTCGTGCCCGTGTGCCCCGAGGTGGAGTGCGGCATGGGGACCCCGCGCGAGGCCGTGCGGCTGGTGGGCGATTTGGAGACCCCGCGCCTCGTGGGACGCAAGACCGGCGAGGACTGGACGCGGCGCATGCGCGAGTGGGGCGAGGCGAGGCTTGCCGAACTGGAGCGCGAGGACCTGTGCGGCTACGTGTTCAAGGCGCGTTCGCCGTCGAGCGGCATGGCGCGCGTGAAGGTCTACCCCGAGGGCGGCGGTCAGCCGCGCTACGACGGTGTGGGCATGTGGGCGCGCATGGTCATGGAGCGCTTTCCGCTCCTGCCCTTCGAGGACGAGGGGCGGTTGAACGACATGGGCATTCGCGAGAATTTCGTCACCCGCATCTTCGTGATGCGCCGCTGGCGCGACCTTCTGGCCGCGGGGCTGACCACCGGGCGGCTGGTGGACTTCCACACCCGGCACAAGATGCTCATCCTTGCCCACAACCAGGCCGCCTACCGCGAAATGGGACGGCTGGTGGCGCAGGCCGCCGACATGGACCCCGAGGCGCTCGCCTGTGAGTACCTGACGCTCCTCTCCCGCGCATTGTCGCGGCGGGCCACGGTGAAGAGCCACACCAACGTGCTCATGCACGCGGCGGGGTACTTCCGTCGGCAGCTTTCCGCCGACGAGCGCGCCGAGCTTTCCGAGCTGATCGAAACCTATCGCCGGGGCCTTGTGCCGCGCATTGCGCCGCTCACGCTTCTCAACCACTACGTGCGCAAGTACGACGAGAGCTATCTGGGCGGACAGATCTACCTGCATCCCCACCCCGTGGAATTGAGGCTCTTGTTCCATGCCTAGTGCCACCCATCATTCCTCCCCGTCGCCGTCCGCGCGGCGTGTGGCCGTCATCGGGGCCAGTGGCTATGTGGGTGGACGGCTGGTGCCGCTGCTGCTCGACGCGGGGCACACGGTACGCGCGGTGGTGCGCTCGCCGCGCAAGCTGTCGTGCCGACCATGGAGCACGCATCCGCGCCTCGAAACGGCGGCGGCAGACGTGCGTGACCTCGAATCGCTCACCGCTGCCCTCGCCGATGTGGAGGTGGCCTACTACCTCGTGCATTCCATGCGCCCCGGCCAGCGCAATTTCGCCCGCGCCGACCACGAGGCGGCACGCGTCATGGCCGAGGCCGCCGCGCGCTGCGGGGTGTCGCGCATCATCTACCTCGGCGGGCTGGGCGACGAGGACGATCCCACCCTGTCGCGGCATCTGCGTTCGCGCATGGAGACCGGGCGGGTGCTGGCCGAGGGGCCGGTGCCCGTGACCTGCCTGCGTGCGGCCATGATCCTTGGCTCTGGCAGCGCGTCCTTCGAGATCATGCGCTATCTTGTGGACCGGCTGCCCGTCATGGTCACGCCGCGTTGGGTGCGCACGAAGTGCCAGCCCATCGCCATAAGCGACGTGCTGGGCTATCTGGTCGGTTGTCTCGACGTGCCGCAGACGGCGGGGCGGACCTTCGACATCGGCGGGCCGGACATCCTGAACTACGAGGAAATATTCGCCCTCTACGCCGAGGAGGCCGGGCTACGTCGGCGCACTGTCGTGCCCGTGCCGGTGTTCACCCCTGCGCTGTCGTCGTGGTGGATACACCTTGTCACGCCGGTGCCCGCCAGCCTCGCCAGACCGCTGGCCGAGGGGCTACGCAACGAGGTCGTTTGCCGCGAGAATGACATCCGCGCCCTCGTTCCGCGAGAGCTTCTGTCCGTGCGCGAGGCCATCCGCCGCGCGCTGGACCGTGTGCGGCAGGGGAACGTGGAAACCTGCTGGGCGGACGCCGGAGAGACGCGCCCGCCGGAGTGGCTGGCCTGCGGCGACGCGCCCTACGCCGGGGGCACGGTGTTCGAATGCAACCACCGGGTGGCGCTCGGCTGCGCCCCGGCCGAGGTCTGGCGCACCGTGCGCGGTATAGGCGGTGCGCACGGCTGGTATCATGCCGACGTTCTGTGGTGGCTGCGGGGGCTTGCGGACCGGCTTATCGGCGGGGTAGGCCTTCGCCGGGGCCGTCGCGATCCGGACGATCTTCACCCCGGCGACGCGCTGGACTTCTGGCGCGTTCTCGTGGTCGAACCCGAACGCCGCCTGCAACTGCTGGCGGAAATGAAGCTGCCGGGCGAGGCCATTCTCCAGTTTTCGTTGACGCCCCTGCCCGACGGCGGCACGGAGCTTTCGCAGATAGCCCGTTTCCTGCCGCGCGGCCTGTGGGGCATGGCCTACTGGTACGCGCTGGCCCCCGTGCATGGCTGGCTGTTCAAGGGCATGCTGCGCGGCATGGCCCGGGCGACCGCCTGCCCTTTGCGCGGGGACGTCACCGCCTTCGAACATTCCGGGGATATGTGTATACTGCCGTCAGAGCCCACGCCCCCGCAGAGAGGAACCGAATCGTGAACATCGTCAATCCGGGCCGTGTCCGCCGCGTCACCGACGGCGTGGGCGGTCACGGTCCCGTGGTCTACTGGATGAGCCGAGATCAGCGCGCCCGCGACAACTGGGCGCTGCTCCATGCCCGCGAGCGTGCGCAGGCCCGGAGCGTGCCCGTGGTGGTCGCCTTTTGCCTGTCGCAGACCTTTCTCGGCGCGACATTGCGCCAATACGACTTCATGCTGCGCGGCCTGCGGGAAACGGCAGGCCGACTGCGCGCGCTGAACATTCCCTTCGCTCTGCTGCATGGTGCCGCGCCGGAGGTGTTGCCGTCGTTTCTGCACGACCTGCGGGCCTCGGAACTGGTCACCGATTTCGACCCCCTGCGCGTGAAGCGCGGGTGGCTGCGCGAGGTGGCCGCCGCCGCAGGCATGCCCGTACACGAGGTGGACGCCCACAACGTGGTGCCCGCCCGGCTCGTCTCGGAGCGGCAGGAGTACGCCGCCCGCACCATCCGGCCCAAGATCCACCGCCTGCTGTCGGAATTCCTCGAACCGTTTCCGGAGCTTTCGCAGGTCTCGAACGTCACTGTGCCGTACATCGCGGAACCGGATTTCGAAGAGGCGCTGCGCTGGATACGCGTTGACGCCACGGTCGCCCCCGTGGCCCTTCCCGCAGGCGAGGACGCGGCAGAGGCGAGGCTATTGGCTTTCATTGCCGAGGGCCTTTCCTCCTACGCCGAGGGCCATTCCGATCCCAACGTGGACGGCACCTCGGGCCTGTCGCCGTATCTCCACTTCGGTCAACTGGCACCCCAGCGTGCCGCGCTTGCCGCCGCGCAGGCTCGGCACGGCGGCGAGGGCCGGGAGGCCTTCCTCGAACAGCTCGTGGTGCGCCGCGAACTGACGGACAACTTCTGTCTGTATAACGACGACTACGATGCGCTTTCCGGCGCTCCGGCGTGGGCGCTGGCCACCCTCGACGCCCACCGCGCCGACCCCCGCCCCCACGTCTACACGCGAGAGCAGTTCGAGGCCGCGCGGACCCACAGTCCGCTGTGGAACGCCGCCCAGCACGAACTCGTGACTTCGGGCACCATGCACAACTACATGCGCATGTACTGGGCCAAGAAGATTCTCGAATGGTCGGCTACACCCGAGGACGCGCTGGCCACGGCGCTCCACCTCAACGACCGCTACCAGCTCGATGGGCGCGACCCCAACGGATACGTGGGCGTCATATGGTCCATCGCCGGTGTGCACGACCGTCCATGGAAGGAACGCCCCGTGTTCGGCTCCATCCGCTACATGAATAGCAACGGCTGTCGCCGCAAGTTCGACGTCGAGGCCTACATCCGCGCCCGCTCCGCCGCGCCGCGCCAATTGACGCTGGTGTGACGCGGGGGGCGCTGTGGCTGGGCGTATCGTTCTTTGAGGGGTGCAAGACGTAGGCTCCGCCAGCCAAGGGGCCGTTGGCCCCTTGGAACCCCGATTAGGCGATGGGCGTGGTTACTGTTGGCTCACGTTGCGGCTTTTATTCAATAATTCCAATATATAAGGATTCTCAAGGGAATTATTCCCTTGAGCGGAGTCCGGGGCAGCGCCCCGGCCGCCGGAGGCAAAATTTTCGCCCCTGCCCGGCTGCCGCAGGCCCGTCTTTCGCTGTGTCCAAACGCTGTGGCCGCGTCAGAGCGCGGCGCGTGCTGCGGTGAGGGCTGCGGCGTAGTCCGGTTCCTGCGAGACCTCGCCGACGATTTGCTGGTAGGCGATGACGCCCTTTGGGTCCACCACCAGCACGGCGCGCGCCAGCAGTCGCAGTTCGCGGATGACGAGGCCGTAGGCCATGCCGAAGGAGAGGTCCCGGTGGTCGGAGAGGGTGACGACCTTGTCCACGCCTGCCGCGCCGCACCAGCGTTTCTGGGCGAAGGGCAGGTCCGTGGAGATGGTGAGGATGGTGACGTCGCCGAGGTTTGCGGCCTCGGTGTTGAAGCGGCGGGTTTCCATGTCGCAGACCGGGGTGTCCAGCGAGGGGACGCTTGAAATGATGAGCACGCGCCCTGCGTAGTCTGCGAGGGTCTTCGGGGCGAGGGCGGTGTCGAGCACGGTGAAGTTCGGGGCCTTCTGGCCCACCTGCACGGGTGTTCCGGCCAGCGTGAGGCCATTGCCATGCAGGGTGATGATGCCGGTCCTGTCTGCCATGTCGTGTCTCCTTGTGGTCTGGTGTGTCGGCTGTGGGCACGTCGCGTCGGGGGCCATTACGAGTCATACGCCATTCGGGCGGGCGCGTCAGCCCGTTGGACCGTCGAAGGGGAGGCATCGTTGCGCGGGCGGTGGACATGCGTCGCTCTTGTGTCGCCCGGCCTCGGGCGTTGCACGCCCGGATATGCGCGTCAGCGCGGCGAGGCGCGTTTCGATGTCCGTGGTCAGGCTTTCGGGCCGCATGCGCCAGTGCCAGTTGCCCTTGAGGTGTCCGGGGCGGTTCATGCGCGCCTCGGAGCCGAGGCATAGGAGATCCTGCGTGGGGATGATGGCGAGGTTGGCATGGGAGAGGAGCGCCATGCGCACCAACGCCCATGGGATGTCCGTTCGTGGCAGGCGCAGCCCGAGGTAGGCAAAGAGCCGTTCGCGGGTGGCGGCGTCGGCCTCGTCGTCAAACCAGCCCAGCGTGGGATTGTTGTCGTGCGTGCCGGTGTAGACCACGCTGTGCGGGCCGATGTTGTGCGGGATGTAGGGATTTCGCGCCATGTCCGGGCCGAAGGCGAAGAGGAGTATTTTCATGCCTGGCAGGCCGAAGCGATGCATGATCTCGCGCACGTCCGGGGTGATGACGCCGAGGTCCTCGGCCACGAGGGGCAGGGCGGCGCGCCGGGCGTGCAGCGCTTCGAGGAGTTCCTCGGCCGGGGCCTCGATCCATTGTCCGTTCATGGCCGTGCGCTCACCCGCCGGAACCTCCCAGTAGGCCGCAAGACCCCGGAAGTGGTCGATGCGCAGCATGTCGAAGAGGTCGAGGTTGCGCAGGATGCGGCGAATCCACCAGTCGAAGCCGGAGTCGCGCAGGACGTCCCAGTCGTAGACCGGGCTTTCCCACAGTTGGCCCGTGGCGCTGAAGTAGTCCGGCGGCACGCCCGCCATGGCGCGGGGCTGGAGATTTTCGTCGAGTTTCCAGTTCTGCGGGGAGCGCCAGAGGTCCGCGCTGTCGTGGTCCACGTAGATGGGCATGTCGCCGAAGAGCTGGATGCCGAGGCCGTGGCAGTGGCGGCGCAGGTCCGTCCACTGGCGGTGGAAGATCCATTGCAGGAAGGCGGCGAAATCCATGTCCTCGGCGAGGTCTGCCCGTGCGCGGGCAAGCGCGTCGGGGTTGCGGTCGCGCAGGGCGTCTGGCCATGCGGTCCACGGCTTGCCACCGTAGCGCCCGCGCAAGGCCACGAAGAGCGCGTAGTCGTCCAGCCAGTCGGCCTGTTCCTCGCGGAAGATGGCGTAGGCGGGGTGGGCGGCTGGGGAGAACCGGGCGTAGGCCTTGGCGAAGAGGGCGAACTTGTGACGGGTGACGGCGGCGAAGTCCACACTGTCCTCGGGAAAGGCGGGCGGATTGGCGACGTCCGCCGGGTCGAGCCAGCCCTCGGCGGCCATGCGCGAGGGGCAGATGAGCAGCGGATTGCCCGCGAAGGCGCTGACGCTGTGGTAGGGATCGTTCCACGAGGTCTCTGCCGTGGGTGTGAGGGGCAGAAGCTGCCACACGCGCTGGCCGGTGCGGTGCAGGAAGTCCGCGAATGCGTAGGCCTCGTCGCCAAGCCCGCCGATGCCGTGGGGCGAGGGCAGGGACGTCGGGTGCATGAGAATGCCGCTCGATCGGAGCATCATGAGTTCTCCCGCATGGTCGCCTCGACGATGGCGCGGATGGCGGCCAGCGGCACGCCCGCCCATGCCGGACGGTTGTCCAGTTCCTCGGCCAGTTCGGTCACGGCGCGGTCGATGAGGAATGCGTCGAGCAGGATGCGCGTTTCGTCCGTGGTCGCCGGAACGATGTCCACGCCCGCCACGGCGTCCATGTAGCCCTCCACAAAGGCCACGCCCGCCCAGTGGCTCCAGCAGCGCGCCCAGCACAGCAGCGCCTCGCCCCCCCCGGGGCGCACGAAGCCCTGTTCCGCATGGGCTGAGACCGCTGCGAAGCCCGCATAGTCCATGGAGCGCAGGAGCGTTGCCACGTCACGCAGTGGCGAACGCAGAAGCCGTCGCTCGCCCCATGTGCGGTCCGGGTCGCCCTCGAAGTCGATGATCGTGAAATCCTGCCCGGTCAGCAGGGCGTGCCCGAGGTGGAAATCCCCGTGGCAGCGGATGCGTCGTCCGCCGAAGCGGTGGTCCGTCACCTTGCGCAGGATGTCCAGTATGGTCTGGCGCGAGGCCATGCCCCATTGCGCGTCGTCTTGCGTATGTCCGGGAAGGGTGTCGAGTTTCTTGCGCAACAGCGGCCAGACGCGGCCCACGTTGCTCCGTAGGCCCTGATACAGGGAGCGCTGGTAGAGGCGGGTGAAGGGCTCCGGCTCGAAGGCTTCCGCTCCGGGCTGCCCGGCGCCGGAGGCCAGCGCGAGGTGCATCTCGCCGGTCCTGCGGCCAAGGACGCCAAAGCGTCCGATGGACGCGCCGAACATCTCTGTCGCTTCGGGCGGGGCCTGCGCCGCGCCAAGCTCCAGCATGTGCGCGGTTGGGGTGGATGGTGCGGCCTCGCGTCGCGCCTGCGCGTGTTCGAAGACGCCCCGCAGCATTTCCATGACGTACTGCCATGCCGTGCCCTGATTGGGCACGTAGTCCGTGAGGGTGGCGATGGTCATGGGGGATTCGAGCCTGTCGCGGCGGTATTCGATGGCCCCCCGTAGCTGTGGGCTGTGGGGATAGCCCCGCTCATTCAGGAAGCGCCCCACCTCCAGCTCCGGGCTGACGCCGGGATCGAGCCTGCGGAAAAACTTGAGTACGACGCTGTCGCCGAAGACCACCACGGAGTTGTTCTGGTCCACGCGGGCCGATGGCGCGTGCAGGGTGAGTTCCGCGTCGCGGACCATGCCCCGCAGGGCGCGGGTGCGGCTGACGGAAATCCGGCCCGCGCGTTCCGGTGCCCCGGTGTGGCGCGGCACGTTGCCCAGCAGGGCGATGCAGAAGGTGCGTGAGACCAGCGCGTCGAAGACGATACCTTCCTCGCCGGAATTTCGCAGGCGCACCCGTGCGATGACGGCGTGGGGATTCGTCTGCGCGATGCGTGCGGCGCGTTCGCCCGTGGCCCACGCCATGGGGAGCGAGATGCAGTCCTCGCCGCCCCCCGCGTATTCCACGTCCACCAGCACGATGTGCGCCGGAGGCTCGGTGTCGGACACGGCGAGGCGTTCGCGGATGCCCGCCGAGGCGATGGCCCGGCGGGGTCCGGCGCAGTACCACGGCGCGGCGGCAATGACCTCCGGCAGCCTGCGGCACAGCAGGCCCGATGCGGGAGCCTCGAAGATTTCCTCCCAGCTTTCGGCGCATTCGATGGGCTGCGTGTCCGGAGTGCGTCCGGCGGCGGCCTCCTGTGCGTGCTGCGGTTCGAGCAGGAACCAGTAGA
Proteins encoded in this window:
- a CDS encoding DEAD/DEAH box helicase, encoding MPEDESLPEITLEELPEPLQQACARAGWTALMPVQAKAIPYLLAGRDLMIQSRTGSGKTGSFGLPILGRIKAERNECQALVLVPTRELAQQVAREIELISAGTGVRTVAVFGGTGYATQLEAFRQGAHVVVGTPGRVLDHLLRGSLNLGGLDTLVFDEADRMLSIGFYPDMKQVQRYLPRRRINMLMTSATYPHHVLRLAGEFMDRPRLLSLSGEQVHVADTPHVYYECPAMQKDRALVRIIELKNPATGFIFCNTKQHVHYLTTVLQRFGYDADELSGDLTQVKREQVLERLRTGNLRFLVATDVAARGIDVPDISHVFLYEPPDDHEVYIHRAGRTGRAGATGEVISLVDVMERLALERIAKTYKIKLEKRDLPSDDDLAAAVGIRVTALLEARIRELDNVTRERIQRFVPLVRSLSEHEDIVQLVAMLLDECYQKTLHSTPQPPAPKPPKPREERRERRERKPAPARNEEERIEDAQDESESPAPKKRKRRRRKPRTGEAAENGAPQTPSQAAAPRTPEASQNGDAPEGDAPAKRRRPRKRRRKPRTGEGSAPQETSGGSDDE
- a CDS encoding NAD(P)/FAD-dependent oxidoreductase, with product MGGHLVLAGGGHAHVAVIARLAEFIGRGHRVTVVSPAPEHHYSGMGPGMLGGFYTPRDISFPVEAMTRASGGQFVRGYVVRVDAPARRVLLDDGSHLDYDVLSLNVGSEVPAPGATQGPQPGVYPVKPIANLLAARDDILSRLEVGPAEVLVVGGGPAALEVAGNLWACARRFASHAQGRMPRIRVLAGRHFLPRLPARVRRMARASLEGRGIAIVEHGYATDISTGHVTLENHEVFEADVIMTALGVRPPRFIADSGLPVGPDGGLRVDRFLRSERYPNILGGGDCIHFAERPLDKVGVYAVRQHGVLPHNILAALEDSPPKAFEPGGRYLLVYNLGDGTGIFRKGPLVFGGTLAWWLKDRIDRRFMRRFLPKD
- a CDS encoding YbgA family protein, with product MRLANNDMDCAKGGPRPLRIGIARCLLGDAVRYDGSGKLDRYLRDVLGTFVEFVPVCPEVECGMGTPREAVRLVGDLETPRLVGRKTGEDWTRRMREWGEARLAELEREDLCGYVFKARSPSSGMARVKVYPEGGGQPRYDGVGMWARMVMERFPLLPFEDEGRLNDMGIRENFVTRIFVMRRWRDLLAAGLTTGRLVDFHTRHKMLILAHNQAAYREMGRLVAQAADMDPEALACEYLTLLSRALSRRATVKSHTNVLMHAAGYFRRQLSADERAELSELIETYRRGLVPRIAPLTLLNHYVRKYDESYLGGQIYLHPHPVELRLLFHA
- a CDS encoding SDR family oxidoreductase — its product is MPSATHHSSPSPSARRVAVIGASGYVGGRLVPLLLDAGHTVRAVVRSPRKLSCRPWSTHPRLETAAADVRDLESLTAALADVEVAYYLVHSMRPGQRNFARADHEAARVMAEAAARCGVSRIIYLGGLGDEDDPTLSRHLRSRMETGRVLAEGPVPVTCLRAAMILGSGSASFEIMRYLVDRLPVMVTPRWVRTKCQPIAISDVLGYLVGCLDVPQTAGRTFDIGGPDILNYEEIFALYAEEAGLRRRTVVPVPVFTPALSSWWIHLVTPVPASLARPLAEGLRNEVVCRENDIRALVPRELLSVREAIRRALDRVRQGNVETCWADAGETRPPEWLACGDAPYAGGTVFECNHRVALGCAPAEVWRTVRGIGGAHGWYHADVLWWLRGLADRLIGGVGLRRGRRDPDDLHPGDALDFWRVLVVEPERRLQLLAEMKLPGEAILQFSLTPLPDGGTELSQIARFLPRGLWGMAYWYALAPVHGWLFKGMLRGMARATACPLRGDVTAFEHSGDMCILPSEPTPPQRGTES
- a CDS encoding deoxyribodipyrimidine photo-lyase; this translates as MNIVNPGRVRRVTDGVGGHGPVVYWMSRDQRARDNWALLHARERAQARSVPVVVAFCLSQTFLGATLRQYDFMLRGLRETAGRLRALNIPFALLHGAAPEVLPSFLHDLRASELVTDFDPLRVKRGWLREVAAAAGMPVHEVDAHNVVPARLVSERQEYAARTIRPKIHRLLSEFLEPFPELSQVSNVTVPYIAEPDFEEALRWIRVDATVAPVALPAGEDAAEARLLAFIAEGLSSYAEGHSDPNVDGTSGLSPYLHFGQLAPQRAALAAAQARHGGEGREAFLEQLVVRRELTDNFCLYNDDYDALSGAPAWALATLDAHRADPRPHVYTREQFEAARTHSPLWNAAQHELVTSGTMHNYMRMYWAKKILEWSATPEDALATALHLNDRYQLDGRDPNGYVGVIWSIAGVHDRPWKERPVFGSIRYMNSNGCRRKFDVEAYIRARSAAPRQLTLV
- the tpx gene encoding thiol peroxidase, with translation MADRTGIITLHGNGLTLAGTPVQVGQKAPNFTVLDTALAPKTLADYAGRVLIISSVPSLDTPVCDMETRRFNTEAANLGDVTILTISTDLPFAQKRWCGAAGVDKVVTLSDHRDLSFGMAYGLVIRELRLLARAVLVVDPKGVIAYQQIVGEVSQEPDYAAALTAARAAL
- the malQ gene encoding 4-alpha-glucanotransferase encodes the protein MMLRSSGILMHPTSLPSPHGIGGLGDEAYAFADFLHRTGQRVWQLLPLTPTAETSWNDPYHSVSAFAGNPLLICPSRMAAEGWLDPADVANPPAFPEDSVDFAAVTRHKFALFAKAYARFSPAAHPAYAIFREEQADWLDDYALFVALRGRYGGKPWTAWPDALRDRNPDALARARADLAEDMDFAAFLQWIFHRQWTDLRRHCHGLGIQLFGDMPIYVDHDSADLWRSPQNWKLDENLQPRAMAGVPPDYFSATGQLWESPVYDWDVLRDSGFDWWIRRILRNLDLFDMLRIDHFRGLAAYWEVPAGERTAMNGQWIEAPAEELLEALHARRAALPLVAEDLGVITPDVREIMHRFGLPGMKILLFAFGPDMARNPYIPHNIGPHSVVYTGTHDNNPTLGWFDDEADAATRERLFAYLGLRLPRTDIPWALVRMALLSHANLAIIPTQDLLCLGSEARMNRPGHLKGNWHWRMRPESLTTDIETRLAALTRISGRATPEAGRHKSDACPPPAQRCLPFDGPTG